A region of the Roseiflexus sp. RS-1 genome:
CAATGGCGCAGCGCCACGATATTCACCTCATTTCGTTCTTTCAGGAGCCGGTTACCGAAGCGCAGATCCGAAGAATGCGCGAGATATGCACCGCAGTCGAGGCAATCCCTCAACCGGTATGGCGACCGCGTCCGGGAGAACAAATCCTGAGCCTGTGGCACCCGGAACCAAGTTCTTTTCGTGCCACCTGGAGCGCGGCATTCGATGCGTGTGTGCGACGTGCTGCAACCGATGCGCCTGATATGGTGATCGCCTTTCAAACCGGCGTCGCGCGGTATGCTCTAAGCGTACCGGGCGTTCCGCGGTTGCTCGAAGAACTCGAAGTTGGAAATTTCTACACCCACGTGCATCTTCAGAAAATGCCGCACCATCGGTTGCGCGCATGGTTAACGTGGCGCAAACAGACGGCATACATCCGCCGTTTGCTTGGTCACTTCGATGCCTGTACTGTTGTTTCTGTGAATGAGCAACGATTGACCCATGCAATCGCGCCGGGTGCGACGGTTTACGTTCTGCCGAACGGAACCGATGTGAGTGTCGGTGATCAGGATTGGGGCGCGCCCCAACCGGATACGCTGATCTATCCCGGTGCACTAACATTCGACGCCAATTTTGATGCCGTTGATTATTTTCTGCGTGATATTTTTCCACGCGTAAAGGCGCAGCGACCGGAAGTGCGATTTGTGGTGACCGGCAATGCCCCGCCGACGCTCAGAACGGCGCTGCCACAGATAGAGGGCGTCGAGTTTACCGGCTACGTTCCTGATGTTCGCCCGGTTATCGCGCGTTCCTGGTGTGAAGTCGTGCCCCTGCGATCAGGCGGCGGGACGCGACTCAAGGTGCTCGAAGCGCTCGCACTCGGCGTTCCGGTCGTTTCAACGCCAAAAGGCATCGAGGGTCTGGCGCTTGATGATGATATTCATGTCCTGGTTGCGCCAACTACCGATGAATTTGTAGACGCAACGCTGCGCATTCTTGATCAACCGGAATTGCGCGCGCGTCTGGCGGAAGCCGGGCGTCGTCGCGTGGCAGAGTTGTACGACTGGCGAATCATCGGTCAACAGATGAATGAGTTAATCGAGGAAATCATTCGCCAGCATTCGGGTAGACGATCTGTTTATAGCACGCATGCCTGAAAAGGTGTTGCGGATCATTGAGAGATAGTTTCTATGAGTCATCAGACGGATGTATCGGTCATTCTTGTCAATTGGAACGGATGCGCTCTGCTTGAGAGAGCGCTCAGCGCCTTATTTACAACGACGCATAAGGTGGCAATGCAGGTCATCGTTGTTGACAATGCCTCTTCGGATGGCAGTGTTGCAATGGTGCGCCAGCAGTTTCCTCAGACAACGCTGCTGGTCAATAGCAAAAATGTTGGCTTTGCACGGGCGAATAACCAGGCGCTGGAACTGGTCGAAGGACGCTATATTCTGCTCTTGAACACCGACGCATTTGTTCACGAAGGCACAGTCGATGGCATGGTCGCGTTTATGGATGCCCATCCGGATGCAGGGTCAGTTGGATGTCGTCTCTACTACGAAGATGGAACATTGCAGCGTTCATGCTTCGCGTTTCCCACGCTGGTAACAGAATTGTGGAGTGCTTTATTCCTCGACCGACTCTTTTCGAGGAGTCGTTATTTTGGTAAATATCAGATGACCTATTGGGACATGAACGACACACGAGCTGTTGACTCGCTCATGGGTGCATGTCTGATGGTAAGAAGCGATGTTGTCAGACGTATTGGACTTTTTGATGAGCAATTTTTTATGTATTCAGAGGAAATCGATCTTTGTTACCGTATTCAGAAAGAGGGATTGAAAAACTATTATCTTCCTCATTTTTCGGCAATACATCTATGGGGCGGGAGTTCCCGAAGAATACGACGTGAGTCGTTCCTGAGACTTTATCAAAGTAGAGTAAAATTTTTTCGCAAACATTACGGAGAAGAGGTGGTAAAGAGATATAAGACCGTTTTACATTTCTCGGCTTTCATGCGTATTTCTCTGGGGATGATTTTGTTTTTTCTTCAGCGTAGGGATGATATGCGAGATATTGTACGAGATTATGGTTCGCTGCTGTGTCTGGTAAGGGTATTCTAAGTTGTATAAGTATTGAATTTGCGTGTATTCCATGATTACGCGGCTCACAACAACCATTTCACAACGCTCGATGGTGATCATTGGTATCACGATTACGATTGTGATGACCCTAAGCCTTGCGATAGGTGTTATGGCTGGATTGGGCCATAATTATCGTGTGCTCATAATTGGAAGCTTACCGATCATTGTAGCGGCAATAATCTTTGTGCTTCGGCGTTTCGATATAGCTGTCCTGTCGATTCCACTGACGGCATGGATTGCAGTTTATGATATACCTGCGGGCAACTATTCAAGAGTTCCCGTCTCTCTTATCGCTACCCTTGGTCTCTGCGCGATCTGGATAACGTCAATGATTATTCGTCATCAGTGGCGACTGGCATCGACGCCGCTCAATCGACCATTGATCGTTTTCGGGATCATCTGTATTGTCTCATTGGTGTGGGGTATTATCTGGCGCGATCCTATTCTGCTTATGGAACGTGTTGGCGGTGATCGATTTCTAATCGTTCAATTTGCATCTTTGCTTTCATTTCTAGGATCTATTGGATCAGCTCTGTTGATCGGTAACTTTGTCCAGACGAGCGGGCGTCTGAAGTTTATCTTGGGATTGTTTCTTGTCCTTGGTGGAATCTCGACGATGTTGTTAATATTCAAGATATCTCCTTTTCCCTTAAACCCACACGGCTTGGGTGGTTTATGGTCGACTATATCGGCTTATGCTCTGGCTCTATTCCACCCAAGACTTCGTTTACGGTGGCGAATTCTTCTGATTGGATTGGTTTTGATACAAATGTACTTAGCAATTGTCATTAATATAACCTGGAAGTCAGGATGGGTTCCGACAACTATTGGTTTATTCATCGTGACATGGTTGCGTTCAAGGCACGCATTTTTTATTCTACTAATGACTGTAATTATTGCTCTCGTTCTCAACAGTGAACTGGTGATGCAGGTTGTTAATGATGAACTTGAAGAGGGTAGTGATGGGCGAATTAGCATGTGGGAGATAAATTTACGTGTAGTTGGTGATCACTGGTTGTTCGGTACCGGTCCAGGGGGATATGCAGCATATTACATGACGTACTTTCCGCATGATGCTCGTTCCACTCATAACAATCATTTAGATATTATCGCTCAGTTCGGTATTTTAGGTGCCATCGTGTGGTTTTGGTTGAGTTTGGCAGGTCTTCGCGAGGGTTGGCGTCTTATCAAACAAACTCCTCCTGGATTGCTCCATGTTCTCGCAGTGACGATCACTACCGGGTGGATCTGCGCTCAGGTTGCGATGTTTTTCGGCGATTGGGTGCTGCCGTTCGTCTATAATCAAACCATTACAGGCTTCAAATACACAGTGTACACATGGATATGGTTAGGAATGTTGATCAGCATACGAACGATCCTGACCAGGCAGCAAGCACAGGAGAACGTCTCGAATACCCAGAGATGATGGTATGAATAGACATCACACTATCCGCTACTATCGTAAGTTTTTGATCGCTGCAACCCTGCTTATTGGGTTGATAGGCGCTTTTATCGGCTTGCACACAACTGTACATGGGCAGACGACACGTTGGTCACAACCGGTAGATCTTTCGGTTGGGGCGAGGTCCTCATGGTTTCCAAGCCTGACTGTTGCGGCGGATGGCAGTGTGCATGTCGTGTGGGCTAGCGGTCGACCGCTCACCGAGGATAGTGGATTTAGTGCTGGTTCAAATCTTGCCAATGTTATGGATCTGTTGATGTATGCCGTGTATCGAAATGGCAAGTGGTCGCCAGCAAATGATATTCTTTTTTCCGGTTTGGGCGGAGCGGCTGTCCGAAACAGTATTGTAACTGGTCATGATGGGAATCTCCACGTTGCTTTCCGGAGCAGCGAACGCATCTTTTTCAGCAGCGCGGATCCTGTGCAGGCATTTCGCCCGTTTGCCTGGCGCGATCCGAGAAGGATAAATGGCTCGAGCGGACCGTACTATGTTGAACTGGCGGTTGATAGTAAAGGAACATTGCACGTGGTATGGACGGAGGTCGTAGTTTCGGAAGAACGATCACGGTATACCTTGTGCCCGTACTGCGCTAACCTCTTCTATCGCAATTCGCAAGATGGCGGGCTGACCTGGTCGGCGCCTGTCAATCTGGCGGATTCGTTTGATGGAACGACCAAACCGCACATTGCTATTGATCTGCAGGATGGGATTCATGTCGTATGGGATATTGGCTTTGATAATATAACTGGCAAAGGCGCCCCTCTTGCTGGCGGGTATCGCTATTCAAGCGATGGCGGTATCACGTGGAATACTGTAGTGCGTTTTACACTCGCCGAAGGGCAATCTTCCCTTCAGCCGACCCTGCTTTCAACGTCAGTTGCGTTGCCAACCCAAACAGTCACTCCACCCTCTACAGAAACTCCCGCGAATCCACTCATTGAATCGCTCAGCGATGCGCCGCAGCAAACGACGCTTGGACTTTTTCAGCACCGTGATCCGATTGTTGTGTACCGCAGCACACGAACTGATCGGATTTACTATCAGGTTTCACGTGACAATGGTATAACCTGGAGCAATCCGCGTATACTCCATGGCGTGCGCGCACGTGACCTTAGAGAAACACCATGGGATGCATACACGATGGCTACCGATGGCTCGGGAAATGTCCATCTTATTCTCTCCGGTTTGCTGGATACAGGGAATGCTCCGACGAACCGCCAGAAGCCCTCACTGCTGCATCTGGTCTGGAATGGCGCTTACTGGTCTCGTCCAGAAGTTGTTGTTGCGAATGACTTGTATCCCGAATGGCCACGCCTCGTCGTGCACGGACAGCAGTTGCATCTCGTCTGGTTCACGCGTAGCGATGAAGACATTTTCAAGAGTGATAATGCGAACTATCGGGTGTGGTATAGCAGCGCGACTATCGATGCACTGCCATTGCCGGCAGCGCCAACGTTTACTCCTGCGCCAACTGACGGACCAACCCCTACAATCATTCCATCGCCTGCGCCTTCGCCGACCCCGTTACCATCAGCGATACAGCAAGTCCCGCCACCGAATGGATATCCAGCCTGGGAGTCGGTGGCACTGACCGTCATGAGCATTGCGTTACTGCCGGTGCTTGCCTTCGTAGCAATCGTAGCAATCGCTCACTCACGCGGTATGCGCTGGCGCATATAAGTTCTCAAAATAGGCTGGAATTGGACGAGGTTGAACACTTAACCGGAAGCGTGCAACTCGCGTGACGCGGTTCTGCCGTCCACAAATCGCCTGAAATCCGGTTGGGCAAGGTGCTGTTCCTCCCCTGATACATCGGTCGGGGAAAAATGATTTGTCTAAACTCGAGTCTGAAATTCACATCGATTTAATTGCATCCGGTCCAGTAGTGTAGTATGATGGTCACGCTGCCAGGTTGGTGTGAGGGATAGACGAACCAGGTTTTATAAGCATGTTTGCTTATCTGGCTCGTTTTGGAGAAGACGCAAGGATTGCGAGATTATGTCGTGGTTGTATGGACTTTAATTCGAGGAGTGGGATATATGAGGAAATATCTTGCGAATCTGAGGTTTTCTGTATTTTTTAGTTCGATGATGGTGATTATTGTCATTATTTCATCGTGCTCAATACCCGGTCAATCTACAGCATATTCGTTGAGTCGCGTCGATTACGCCACTCCTTTTGCGGTTCCTGCAAGTACGCAGGTTGTCTATCTGCCACTGGTTCTGGGCGGTGGCACAGCGGCTCTTGAGTGGACTCAACTGGCAGGCAATCCGCAGCGTACTGCCTATGTGCCGGTAGATCTGCCCAAACCGTGGCGCGTGAAGTGGATCTGGAACGGACCTCCGAAAGGAAGAGATGGGACGCCGGCGCCGGGGCATCTGCGTTTACCACGCGGTGTGCAGCCCATTACCGGTGATGGCAAAGTGTATATTGGACA
Encoded here:
- a CDS encoding BNR repeat-containing glycosyl hydrolase — translated: MNRHHTIRYYRKFLIAATLLIGLIGAFIGLHTTVHGQTTRWSQPVDLSVGARSSWFPSLTVAADGSVHVVWASGRPLTEDSGFSAGSNLANVMDLLMYAVYRNGKWSPANDILFSGLGGAAVRNSIVTGHDGNLHVAFRSSERIFFSSADPVQAFRPFAWRDPRRINGSSGPYYVELAVDSKGTLHVVWTEVVVSEERSRYTLCPYCANLFYRNSQDGGLTWSAPVNLADSFDGTTKPHIAIDLQDGIHVVWDIGFDNITGKGAPLAGGYRYSSDGGITWNTVVRFTLAEGQSSLQPTLLSTSVALPTQTVTPPSTETPANPLIESLSDAPQQTTLGLFQHRDPIVVYRSTRTDRIYYQVSRDNGITWSNPRILHGVRARDLRETPWDAYTMATDGSGNVHLILSGLLDTGNAPTNRQKPSLLHLVWNGAYWSRPEVVVANDLYPEWPRLVVHGQQLHLVWFTRSDEDIFKSDNANYRVWYSSATIDALPLPAAPTFTPAPTDGPTPTIIPSPAPSPTPLPSAIQQVPPPNGYPAWESVALTVMSIALLPVLAFVAIVAIAHSRGMRWRI
- a CDS encoding O-antigen ligase family protein, translating into MITRLTTTISQRSMVIIGITITIVMTLSLAIGVMAGLGHNYRVLIIGSLPIIVAAIIFVLRRFDIAVLSIPLTAWIAVYDIPAGNYSRVPVSLIATLGLCAIWITSMIIRHQWRLASTPLNRPLIVFGIICIVSLVWGIIWRDPILLMERVGGDRFLIVQFASLLSFLGSIGSALLIGNFVQTSGRLKFILGLFLVLGGISTMLLIFKISPFPLNPHGLGGLWSTISAYALALFHPRLRLRWRILLIGLVLIQMYLAIVINITWKSGWVPTTIGLFIVTWLRSRHAFFILLMTVIIALVLNSELVMQVVNDELEEGSDGRISMWEINLRVVGDHWLFGTGPGGYAAYYMTYFPHDARSTHNNHLDIIAQFGILGAIVWFWLSLAGLREGWRLIKQTPPGLLHVLAVTITTGWICAQVAMFFGDWVLPFVYNQTITGFKYTVYTWIWLGMLISIRTILTRQQAQENVSNTQR
- a CDS encoding glycosyltransferase family 4 protein, which gives rise to MRILALTSWWPEPADNGSRLRIASLLRAMAQRHDIHLISFFQEPVTEAQIRRMREICTAVEAIPQPVWRPRPGEQILSLWHPEPSSFRATWSAAFDACVRRAATDAPDMVIAFQTGVARYALSVPGVPRLLEELEVGNFYTHVHLQKMPHHRLRAWLTWRKQTAYIRRLLGHFDACTVVSVNEQRLTHAIAPGATVYVLPNGTDVSVGDQDWGAPQPDTLIYPGALTFDANFDAVDYFLRDIFPRVKAQRPEVRFVVTGNAPPTLRTALPQIEGVEFTGYVPDVRPVIARSWCEVVPLRSGGGTRLKVLEALALGVPVVSTPKGIEGLALDDDIHVLVAPTTDEFVDATLRILDQPELRARLAEAGRRRVAELYDWRIIGQQMNELIEEIIRQHSGRRSVYSTHA
- a CDS encoding glycosyltransferase family 2 protein, with translation MSHQTDVSVILVNWNGCALLERALSALFTTTHKVAMQVIVVDNASSDGSVAMVRQQFPQTTLLVNSKNVGFARANNQALELVEGRYILLLNTDAFVHEGTVDGMVAFMDAHPDAGSVGCRLYYEDGTLQRSCFAFPTLVTELWSALFLDRLFSRSRYFGKYQMTYWDMNDTRAVDSLMGACLMVRSDVVRRIGLFDEQFFMYSEEIDLCYRIQKEGLKNYYLPHFSAIHLWGGSSRRIRRESFLRLYQSRVKFFRKHYGEEVVKRYKTVLHFSAFMRISLGMILFFLQRRDDMRDIVRDYGSLLCLVRVF